One window of Streptosporangiales bacterium genomic DNA carries:
- a CDS encoding DeoR family transcriptional regulator produces the protein MIAAQRRNGILELVRSNGAVSLRELAQVFGTSVVTIRRDLQALESESLLDRRHGGAVANGPHAQEPTYFQKSRTASAEKTAIAELASSLIEEGDALVIGAGTTTQALARRLARYRELTIVTNSLLVAEALARSRGVDVAMTGGTLRGSIFALVGGVTEQTLAGIRTRRAFLSGNGLTAERGLSTPNMLVASVDRAIAKAADEVVVLADHTKLGADTMIQTVATDRITHLVTDDGAPATIVDALRDAGVTVHVAATS, from the coding sequence ATGATCGCGGCACAGCGCAGGAACGGCATCCTCGAGCTGGTGCGCTCGAACGGTGCCGTGTCGTTGCGCGAGCTGGCACAGGTCTTCGGGACGTCCGTCGTCACCATTCGCCGTGACCTCCAGGCACTGGAGTCCGAGAGCCTGCTCGACCGGCGGCACGGCGGCGCCGTGGCCAACGGGCCGCACGCGCAGGAGCCCACGTACTTCCAGAAGTCCCGTACGGCGTCGGCGGAGAAGACGGCGATCGCCGAGCTCGCGAGCAGCCTCATCGAGGAGGGCGACGCACTCGTCATCGGCGCGGGCACCACGACCCAGGCCCTGGCGCGACGGCTCGCGCGCTACCGCGAGCTCACGATCGTCACCAACTCGCTGCTCGTCGCCGAGGCGCTCGCCAGGTCGCGCGGTGTCGACGTCGCGATGACCGGCGGCACTCTGCGCGGCTCGATCTTCGCGCTCGTGGGCGGTGTCACCGAGCAGACGCTGGCCGGCATACGTACGCGCCGCGCGTTCCTCTCCGGCAACGGCCTCACGGCTGAGCGCGGCCTCTCGACGCCGAACATGCTCGTCGCCAGCGTCGACCGTGCCATCGCCAAGGCGGCGGACGAGGTCGTCGTCCTCGCCGACCACACCAAGCTCGGCGCCGACACGATGATCCAGACGGTCGCGACGGACCGGATCACCCACCTGGTGACCGACGACGGCGCGCCCGCCACGATCGTCGACGCCCTGCGCGACGCCGGCGTCACCGTCCACGTGGCCGCGACCTCCTGA
- a CDS encoding helix-turn-helix domain-containing protein, which yields MARTGRPAVRHIEAVQRAVTVLDVLGDGGELGTNEIARRSGVNVSSVSRLLATLTEGGLVQHVPSTGRYRLGVRVLQLANAVRGHLDIRGLARPYLEELTGITGETATLSLPGEHDVLTVDYAQGDQSVRSIATVGRNSVAHATSVGKVFLAWGGRLPKGRLAAYTEQTITARGTLDAEIAEVRERGWAVAVREREDDLTGLAAPVVDSGGRLVAILGIQGPSTRFTRQAVRAAVDPLLSRASTLGSVV from the coding sequence ATGGCGAGAACGGGCAGACCAGCGGTTCGCCACATCGAGGCCGTGCAGCGTGCCGTCACGGTGCTCGACGTGCTGGGCGACGGGGGAGAGCTCGGTACCAACGAGATCGCGAGGCGTTCGGGGGTCAACGTCAGCAGCGTCTCGCGGCTGCTTGCCACCCTGACCGAGGGCGGTCTGGTGCAGCACGTCCCGTCGACCGGCAGGTACCGGCTCGGCGTCCGCGTCCTGCAGCTCGCCAACGCCGTGCGGGGGCACCTCGACATCCGCGGACTCGCGCGGCCGTACCTGGAGGAGCTGACCGGGATCACCGGGGAGACCGCGACCCTGTCGCTGCCGGGCGAGCACGACGTGCTGACCGTGGACTACGCGCAGGGCGACCAGTCGGTGCGGAGCATCGCGACCGTCGGTCGCAACAGCGTCGCGCACGCCACGTCGGTGGGCAAGGTCTTCCTCGCCTGGGGAGGCCGGCTCCCGAAGGGGCGGCTCGCGGCCTACACCGAGCAGACGATCACCGCCCGCGGCACGCTCGACGCCGAGATCGCGGAGGTACGCGAGCGCGGCTGGGCCGTCGCGGTGCGCGAACGCGAGGACGACCTCACCGGTCTCGCCGCCCCGGTCGTCGACTCCGGCGGGCGGCTCGTCGCGATCCTCGGCATCCAGGGTCCGTCGACCCGCTTCACCCGCCAGGCGGTGCGCGCCGCCGTCGACCCGCTCCTGTCCCGCGCATCGACCCTGGGCTCGGTGGTCTGA
- a CDS encoding D-2-hydroxyacid dehydrogenase family protein — translation MRIAVLDDYQNVALTMADWTKVQERAEVTVFDEHYADTDALVEALEPFDAVVAMRERTPFDADRLGRLPRLKLLVTTGMANASIDLDAAAARGVTVCGTRSSTPATVEMTWALILSLVRHIPSEDLGMRVGGWQQTVGFGLAGRTLGVVGLGRLGTKVAGIGAAFGMEVLAWSQHLDAEHARTVGVVPVTREELFSRADVVTIHYKLSARSEGLVGAAELALMKPGAFLVNTSRGPLVDTGALVAALEDQRIGGAAIDVYEVEPPPADHPLRAAPHTVLSPHLGYVTDTGYRVFYGDAVEDVLAYLDGAPTRVLTA, via the coding sequence GTGCGGATCGCCGTTCTCGACGACTACCAGAACGTCGCGCTGACCATGGCCGACTGGACGAAGGTCCAGGAACGCGCCGAGGTCACCGTGTTCGACGAGCACTACGCCGACACCGACGCACTGGTCGAGGCGCTCGAGCCGTTCGACGCGGTCGTCGCGATGCGCGAGCGCACACCGTTCGACGCCGACCGGCTGGGGCGCCTCCCGCGGCTGAAGCTGCTGGTCACCACCGGCATGGCGAACGCGTCCATCGACCTCGACGCCGCGGCGGCCCGTGGCGTCACGGTGTGCGGCACGCGCAGCTCGACGCCTGCGACGGTCGAGATGACGTGGGCGCTGATCCTGTCGCTGGTGCGCCACATCCCGTCGGAGGATCTCGGCATGCGCGTCGGCGGCTGGCAGCAGACGGTCGGCTTCGGGCTCGCGGGACGCACGCTCGGCGTGGTCGGGCTCGGCCGGCTCGGCACCAAGGTCGCCGGCATCGGCGCGGCGTTCGGCATGGAGGTGCTCGCCTGGAGCCAGCACCTCGACGCGGAGCATGCGCGCACCGTGGGCGTGGTGCCGGTGACCAGGGAGGAGCTGTTCTCCCGCGCGGACGTCGTCACGATCCACTACAAGCTCAGCGCCCGCAGCGAGGGCCTCGTCGGCGCGGCCGAGCTCGCACTGATGAAGCCGGGGGCGTTCCTCGTCAACACCTCGCGCGGACCGCTCGTCGACACCGGCGCACTCGTCGCCGCGCTGGAGGACCAGCGCATCGGCGGCGCCGCGATCGACGTGTACGAGGTCGAGCCGCCGCCGGCCGACCACCCGCTGCGGGCCGCACCGCACACGGTGCTGTCGCCGCATCTCGGCTATGTCACCGACACGGGCTACCGGGTGTTCTACGGCGACGCCGTCGAGGACGTCCTCGCGTACCTCGACGGCGCCCCCACCCGGGTCCTGACCGCCTGA
- a CDS encoding extracellular solute-binding protein, with protein MPDSPSGAGLPAGVTRRGLFKGAAVSAFAVTVPSVLTACGGGGDGGGGGDSGSKTVTFGSNGSDEVPKKAYEAVFALYKKNSGVTVDVNTVDHNTFQEQINNYLQGRPDDVFTWFAGNRMKYFAQKGLVGDVSDVWEKVGGNFSDAMKKASTGDDGKQYFIPNLNYPWAWFYRKSIFAKHDYQPPTTWDELTALAKKMKGDGLVPIGFADKDGWPAFGTFDYLDMRMNGYDFHIALMAGEESWQDAKVKAVFDTWRELLPYHQTSALGRTWQEAAQGLQKKTTGMYLLGAFVAQQFPEEELDDFDFFPFPEVDSAVGVDAVEAPIDGYMLSRRPRNRDGSRKLLEFLASAEAENAYLKTDPTNVAVNSKADTSGYNGIQKKSAELISSAKSISQFLDRDANPTFASTVAIPSFQSFLKKPTDIGSILASMQKQAKSIYESD; from the coding sequence ATGCCCGACAGCCCGTCCGGCGCAGGTCTCCCGGCCGGTGTCACGCGCCGCGGCCTGTTCAAGGGGGCGGCGGTGTCCGCATTCGCGGTGACTGTGCCCTCGGTGCTCACCGCGTGTGGTGGCGGTGGTGACGGAGGCGGCGGCGGTGACAGTGGGTCCAAGACCGTCACGTTCGGCTCCAACGGTTCCGACGAGGTGCCGAAGAAGGCGTACGAAGCGGTCTTCGCGCTCTACAAGAAGAACAGCGGCGTCACGGTCGACGTCAACACGGTCGACCACAACACGTTCCAGGAACAGATCAACAACTACCTGCAGGGCCGGCCCGACGACGTGTTCACGTGGTTCGCCGGCAACCGCATGAAGTACTTCGCCCAGAAGGGTCTCGTCGGCGACGTGTCCGATGTGTGGGAGAAGGTCGGCGGCAACTTCTCCGACGCGATGAAGAAGGCGTCGACGGGCGACGACGGCAAGCAGTACTTCATCCCGAACCTCAACTATCCGTGGGCGTGGTTCTACCGCAAGAGCATCTTCGCGAAGCACGACTACCAGCCGCCCACGACCTGGGACGAGCTGACGGCCCTCGCGAAGAAGATGAAGGGCGATGGGCTGGTGCCGATCGGCTTCGCCGACAAGGACGGCTGGCCGGCGTTCGGCACCTTCGACTACCTCGACATGCGGATGAACGGCTACGACTTCCACATCGCCCTGATGGCGGGCGAGGAGTCGTGGCAGGACGCCAAGGTCAAGGCGGTGTTCGACACCTGGCGCGAGCTGCTGCCATACCACCAGACGTCGGCGCTCGGCCGCACGTGGCAGGAGGCCGCGCAGGGCCTGCAGAAGAAGACCACCGGCATGTACCTGCTGGGTGCGTTCGTCGCGCAGCAGTTCCCCGAGGAGGAGCTCGACGACTTCGACTTCTTCCCGTTCCCCGAGGTCGACTCCGCCGTCGGTGTCGACGCCGTCGAGGCGCCGATCGACGGCTACATGCTGTCGCGCCGGCCGCGCAACCGCGACGGGTCGCGGAAGCTGCTCGAGTTCCTCGCCAGTGCCGAGGCGGAGAACGCCTACCTGAAGACCGACCCCACCAACGTCGCCGTCAACAGCAAGGCCGACACGTCTGGCTACAACGGCATCCAGAAGAAGTCCGCCGAGTTGATCTCCTCGGCGAAGTCGATCTCGCAGTTCCTCGACCGCGACGCCAATCCGACGTTCGCCTCGACGGTGGCGATCCCGTCGTTCCAGAGCTTCCTCAAGAAGCCGACCGACATCGGCTCGATCCTCGCCTCCATGCAGAAGCAGGCGAAGTCGATCTACGAGAGCGACTGA
- a CDS encoding SMP-30/gluconolactonase/LRE family protein produces MGRPGIAPVRWRPPAPTARAGQRTGAHPWRPTRVVDVGAHNTEDVAVDHEGRLLTGIADGRVLRVDLDSGDVATVADTGGRPMGIEVLPDGRLVVCDANRGLLRVDPDAGSVEVLVAEVDGRPLRFCNNAAVAADGTVYFSDSSRRFGLDHNHADILEHSSTGRLLRRTPDGAVDVLVDRLAFANGVALPPDEAYVAVAETGAYRVTRHWLTGPGAGTTDVLLDNLPGFPDNLSTGTDGLLWLALILPRNRLLDLLLPRHPVLRHAVWAVPDPVRRRLEGTTTWVVAVDRDGSLVHDLQAAGEAYHTVTGVRERDGTLYLSSLAQHALAVAPVPVPAPPTSLDGNP; encoded by the coding sequence ATGGGTCGTCCAGGGATCGCACCGGTGCGGTGGCGTCCGCCGGCTCCGACCGCCAGGGCCGGACAACGGACGGGCGCGCACCCGTGGCGGCCGACGCGGGTGGTCGACGTCGGCGCCCACAACACGGAGGACGTCGCGGTCGACCACGAGGGACGGCTCCTCACCGGGATCGCGGACGGCAGGGTGCTGCGCGTCGACCTCGACAGCGGCGACGTCGCCACGGTCGCCGACACCGGCGGGCGTCCGATGGGCATCGAGGTCCTCCCCGACGGTCGGCTGGTCGTCTGCGACGCGAACCGCGGCCTGCTCCGCGTCGACCCCGACGCCGGCTCGGTCGAGGTGCTCGTGGCCGAGGTCGACGGCCGGCCGCTGCGTTTCTGCAACAACGCCGCGGTGGCCGCCGACGGCACCGTCTACTTCAGTGACTCCTCGCGCCGGTTCGGCCTCGACCACAACCACGCGGACATCCTCGAGCACTCCTCGACCGGACGGCTGCTCCGCCGCACGCCGGACGGCGCCGTCGACGTCCTCGTCGACAGGCTGGCGTTCGCGAACGGTGTCGCGCTGCCGCCCGACGAGGCGTACGTCGCGGTCGCCGAGACCGGCGCCTACCGGGTCACCAGGCACTGGCTGACCGGCCCCGGCGCCGGGACGACCGACGTCCTGCTCGACAACCTGCCCGGGTTCCCCGACAACCTGTCGACGGGCACCGACGGCCTGCTGTGGCTCGCCCTCATCCTGCCGCGCAACCGGCTGCTCGACCTGCTGCTGCCCAGGCACCCGGTGCTGCGCCACGCCGTGTGGGCCGTGCCCGATCCGGTGCGGCGGCGACTGGAGGGCACCACCACCTGGGTCGTCGCCGTCGACCGGGACGGGAGTCTGGTGCACGACCTGCAGGCGGCGGGCGAGGCGTACCACACGGTCACCGGCGTGCGGGAGCGCGACGGCACGCTCTACCTCTCCAGCCTGGCCCAGCACGCCCTCGCCGTAGCCCCGGTACCCGTGCCGGCGCCGCCGACGTCCCTGGACGGCAACCCGTGA
- a CDS encoding MarR family transcriptional regulator produces MVSAWVGLGRFVRGSGSRIWSRRCCWSGTSTWRRCSAAGSRPRCGGWSCPPWCCRAWRCGSGTACEPACATRGAEVPRPALPRDASLGYQVNHLARLLALALRDGIAPYGVVPGQFAQLLALFEQDGITQAELCARVGIEQPTMANTLARMERDGLVGRTPDPADGRRTLIHLTPRARSLEADLVATARTVNAEATSGLGAPEVGAFMDTLATVIDNLERSRERAPMRSARTL; encoded by the coding sequence ATGGTTTCTGCATGGGTAGGTCTCGGCAGGTTCGTTCGGGGCAGCGGGTCGCGCATCTGGTCGCGGCGGTGCTGCTGGTCGGGTACGTCTACGTGGCGCCGTTGCTCGGCGGCGGGTTCGAGGCCGCGGTGCGGTGGGTGGTCGTGCCCGCCGTGGTGCTGTCGGGCATGGCGCTGTGGAAGTGGCACCGCGTGCGAGCCCGCCTGCGCGACACGAGGCGCTGAGGTGCCGCGCCCCGCACTGCCACGCGACGCCTCGCTCGGCTACCAGGTCAACCACCTCGCCCGGCTGCTGGCGCTCGCGCTGCGCGACGGGATCGCGCCGTACGGGGTGGTGCCCGGGCAGTTCGCGCAGCTCCTCGCGCTCTTCGAGCAGGACGGCATCACCCAGGCCGAGCTCTGCGCGCGGGTGGGGATCGAGCAGCCCACCATGGCCAACACGCTCGCCCGCATGGAGCGCGACGGGCTGGTCGGTCGCACGCCCGATCCCGCCGACGGCCGCAGGACCCTTATCCACCTCACGCCGCGGGCGCGCTCGCTCGAGGCCGATCTCGTCGCCACGGCCCGCACCGTCAACGCCGAGGCCACCAGCGGGCTCGGCGCACCGGAGGTCGGGGCGTTCATGGACACCCTGGCGACCGTCATCGACAACCTCGAACGGTCTCGCGAGCGGGCGCCGATGCGCTCCGCGCGCACGTTGTGA
- a CDS encoding histone deacetylase yields MSQVWYASYGSNMDPVRLRAYIAGGCLPPGRRTYPGCRDTRMPSRSEPIVLPGRMYFALESPTWTGGLALYDPDDPGETPAAAHLVTAGQFADIAAQEMRREPGADVDLGELLRTGRASLGPGRYDTLVCHGDIDGMPVVTFTAPWRSADVEWNAPVAAYLGHVAAGLVQTRGWSAERVADYLVSRPGAAGAWERADVMALAGASLSQDRR; encoded by the coding sequence ATGTCTCAGGTCTGGTACGCGTCGTACGGCTCGAACATGGATCCCGTGCGGCTGCGCGCGTACATCGCGGGTGGGTGTCTGCCGCCGGGCCGCCGCACGTATCCCGGTTGCCGCGACACCCGCATGCCGTCCAGGTCGGAGCCGATCGTGCTGCCCGGGCGGATGTACTTCGCCCTGGAGTCGCCCACGTGGACCGGCGGGCTCGCGTTGTACGACCCCGACGATCCGGGCGAGACGCCGGCGGCCGCGCACCTGGTGACCGCCGGGCAGTTCGCCGACATCGCCGCGCAGGAGATGCGCCGCGAGCCCGGCGCCGACGTGGATCTCGGCGAGTTGCTGAGGACCGGCCGGGCGTCGCTTGGTCCGGGCCGGTACGACACCCTCGTGTGTCACGGTGACATCGACGGCATGCCCGTGGTCACCTTCACCGCGCCGTGGCGCAGCGCCGACGTCGAGTGGAACGCCCCGGTCGCCGCCTACCTCGGTCATGTCGCGGCCGGGCTCGTGCAGACGCGCGGGTGGTCCGCCGAACGGGTCGCCGACTACCTCGTGAGTCGTCCAGGCGCGGCAGGTGCCTGGGAGCGTGCCGACGTCATGGCGCTCGCCGGTGCTTCGCTGTCGCAGGACCGCCGGTGA
- the galT gene encoding galactose-1-phosphate uridylyltransferase, with protein MLSVLADGRELRYYDDRPGDRTAPADWRPAEPRQPVSELRLDRMLDEWVVVAAHRQARTHLPSTDDCPLCPSTRAQLTEVPAAAYDVVVFENRFPALDGVEPLRAGVRRAQASGRCEVVCFTSDHVGSYGTLPPDRLRTLGWAWADRVRELSAMPAVEQVLVFENRGHEIGVTLDHPHGQIYAYPFLSPRARRQLEVARAHHDDTGRCLGCDVLAEEEAGVRLVAATERSVAYVPEAARWPYEVHVVPRRHVSDLAGLDPDDRDDLMALSARVVRAFDGLFRTPCPYIAAWQSGPARCGGEYSHLYQQVFTVRRADDKLKYLAGSESAAGVFVNDIAPEAAAERLRVTLA; from the coding sequence CTGCTGAGCGTGCTTGCCGACGGTCGTGAGCTGCGGTACTACGACGACCGGCCCGGCGACCGGACGGCCCCGGCCGACTGGCGCCCCGCCGAGCCGCGGCAGCCGGTGTCCGAGCTGCGGCTCGACCGGATGCTCGACGAGTGGGTGGTCGTCGCGGCGCACCGGCAGGCCCGCACCCACCTGCCCTCGACGGACGACTGCCCGCTGTGCCCGTCGACGCGTGCGCAGCTCACCGAGGTGCCCGCGGCGGCCTACGACGTGGTCGTCTTCGAGAACAGGTTCCCCGCGCTCGACGGCGTGGAGCCGTTGCGCGCCGGCGTCCGCCGCGCGCAGGCCTCGGGGCGGTGCGAGGTCGTGTGCTTCACCAGCGACCACGTCGGCTCGTACGGCACGTTGCCGCCGGACCGGCTGCGCACTCTCGGCTGGGCCTGGGCCGACCGGGTGCGCGAGCTGTCGGCCATGCCGGCCGTCGAGCAGGTGCTGGTCTTCGAGAACCGCGGCCACGAGATCGGCGTCACGCTCGACCATCCGCACGGGCAGATCTACGCCTACCCGTTCCTGTCGCCGCGTGCACGCCGCCAGCTCGAGGTGGCGAGGGCGCATCACGACGACACCGGACGCTGCCTCGGCTGCGACGTGCTCGCCGAGGAGGAGGCGGGCGTACGTCTCGTCGCCGCGACCGAGCGGTCGGTCGCATACGTGCCCGAGGCGGCACGCTGGCCGTACGAAGTGCACGTCGTGCCGCGGCGGCACGTGAGCGACCTCGCCGGCCTCGACCCCGACGACCGCGACGACCTGATGGCGCTCTCCGCGCGGGTGGTACGGGCCTTCGACGGGCTGTTCCGCACGCCGTGCCCGTACATCGCCGCGTGGCAGTCGGGCCCGGCGCGGTGCGGTGGCGAGTACAGCCACCTCTACCAGCAGGTCTTCACCGTCCGCCGTGCCGACGACAAGCTCAAGTACCTTGCCGGCAGCGAGTCGGCGGCCGGGGTGTTCGTCAACGACATCGCCCCCGAGGCGGCCGCGGAACGACTCCGGGTCACGCTCGCCTGA
- a CDS encoding ABC transporter permease subunit, producing MSGAESTAGVRVGRRTEAAATATVERKRPPVRPGRIVLHAFLALTALAFLFPLLYAVFTSLRSYADTAARGYLSFPRELTLENFAKAWRTGDIPLHFLNTVVVVLPSLVLILLLSSFVAFGLSRYRIPGRRILLVVFTAGNLLPQQILLTPLYQLYQLIDDSDFMYDRGWYVYDSYWGVIAIHVAFQIGFCTFVLANYMQALPEELTESALVDGASAWRQYWGITLPLCRPPLAALATLEFTWLYNDFLWALVLMSSGDKRPITSALNNLRGQFFVDNNMLAAGSLIIALPTIVVYFLLQRHFIRGLTLGATKG from the coding sequence ATGAGCGGCGCAGAGTCCACGGCAGGGGTGCGTGTCGGGCGTCGCACGGAGGCGGCGGCCACGGCGACGGTCGAGCGCAAGCGGCCGCCGGTGCGTCCCGGACGCATCGTGCTGCACGCCTTCCTCGCGCTGACCGCGCTCGCGTTCCTCTTCCCGTTGCTCTACGCCGTCTTCACGTCGCTGCGCTCGTACGCCGACACCGCGGCGCGCGGCTACCTGTCGTTCCCGCGCGAGCTGACGCTGGAGAACTTCGCGAAGGCCTGGCGCACCGGTGACATCCCGCTCCACTTCCTCAACACGGTCGTGGTGGTGCTGCCGTCGCTCGTCCTCATCCTGCTGCTGTCGTCGTTCGTCGCGTTCGGCCTGTCGCGCTACCGCATCCCGGGCCGCCGCATCCTGCTCGTCGTGTTCACGGCCGGCAACCTGCTGCCGCAGCAGATCCTGCTGACGCCGCTCTACCAGCTCTACCAGCTGATCGACGACAGCGACTTCATGTACGACCGCGGCTGGTACGTCTACGACTCGTACTGGGGCGTCATCGCGATCCACGTCGCGTTCCAGATCGGCTTCTGCACGTTCGTGCTCGCGAACTACATGCAGGCGCTGCCCGAGGAGCTCACCGAGTCGGCGCTCGTCGACGGCGCGAGCGCGTGGCGGCAGTACTGGGGCATCACGCTGCCGCTGTGCCGGCCACCACTCGCGGCGCTCGCGACGCTCGAGTTCACCTGGCTCTACAACGACTTCCTCTGGGCTCTCGTGCTGATGAGCAGCGGCGACAAGCGGCCGATCACGTCCGCGCTCAACAACCTGCGCGGGCAGTTCTTCGTCGACAACAACATGCTCGCGGCGGGCTCGCTCATCATCGCGCTGCCGACGATCGTCGTGTACTTCCTGCTGCAGCGCCACTTCATCCGCGGCCTCACCCTCGGCGCGACCAAGGGCTGA
- a CDS encoding ABC transporter permease subunit, translating to MVGVPTIINLCLVWLPALASVVLSFTRWDGIGLEAIEWAGTRNYEEIVTTYPPFWPALAHNVIWLAFFILIATPAGLLLAVLLDKGIKGTRIYQSAIYLPVVLSLAIVGFIWQLLYSPDQGMINQLFNIEVDWFGNPRINLWAVLVAASWRHVGYVMILYLAGLKGVDPTLKEAAAIDGASEWQAFRKVVFPAMRPVNVVVLVITVIESLRAFDLVYVINGGRNGLELLSALVTQNIIGEASRIGYGSAIAAIMLVISTVFIVVYVTQILREEKA from the coding sequence ATGGTCGGCGTGCCCACGATCATCAACCTGTGCCTGGTGTGGCTCCCCGCACTCGCGTCGGTCGTGCTGTCGTTCACGCGTTGGGACGGCATCGGCCTCGAGGCCATCGAGTGGGCGGGCACCCGCAACTACGAGGAGATCGTCACCACCTACCCGCCGTTCTGGCCGGCACTGGCGCACAACGTCATCTGGCTGGCGTTCTTCATCCTCATCGCGACGCCGGCCGGGCTGCTGCTCGCAGTCCTGCTCGACAAGGGGATCAAGGGCACGCGCATCTACCAGAGCGCGATCTACCTCCCCGTCGTGCTGTCGCTCGCCATCGTCGGCTTCATCTGGCAGCTGCTGTACTCGCCCGACCAGGGCATGATCAACCAGCTCTTCAACATCGAGGTCGACTGGTTCGGCAATCCACGGATCAACCTCTGGGCGGTGCTGGTCGCCGCGAGCTGGCGCCACGTGGGCTACGTGATGATCCTGTACCTCGCCGGTCTCAAGGGCGTCGACCCGACGCTGAAGGAGGCCGCCGCCATCGACGGCGCCTCGGAGTGGCAGGCGTTCCGCAAGGTCGTGTTCCCCGCCATGCGCCCCGTCAACGTCGTCGTGCTCGTCATCACCGTCATCGAGTCGCTGCGCGCGTTCGACCTCGTGTACGTCATCAACGGCGGGCGCAACGGCCTCGAGCTGCTGTCCGCGCTGGTGACCCAGAACATCATCGGCGAGGCGAGCCGCATCGGCTACGGCTCGGCGATCGCCGCGATCATGCTCGTCATCTCGACGGTGTTCATCGTCGTCTACGTCACGCAGATCCTGCGCGAGGAGAAGGCATGA
- a CDS encoding FAD-dependent oxidoreductase, with protein MLPQASRYVIIGAGIHGLSTAWHLARRLRATGRGDGSDVLVVDKAHVGAGASGVACGVIRNNYFQPAMRELMAHSVDVWESDPEAFSYHPVGYLQIAPDAMAADVAQIHAEQRAIDYESVLVEGRDACRAYLLDMFSDWQAPGISVVLHEKRGGYANNHASLRGLAAKATAEGVTIATGVRVTGLALDGGAVTAVETDAGNISCEQLVVAAGPWVRDAWAMLDLPAHIPVTTPDGTVHADAPMWTYWALQEGTLAVDPAELTDNRGQLPPVVHVDSSEPLYDDEDGSLVTDEMWGVYYKPDFSFGGVQGGASPVRLDRPAGDVAVDPYGPDSPEFAVGDDFVRMWTSALAHCHKRFEGTRPLYKDEPSGGIGAFTPDSFPVFDTFRQNAYVIADSNHGYKMIGVGALVADELLGSPQALLEPFRFSRYATGRLHPTSHSPFPWS; from the coding sequence ATGCTTCCTCAAGCCTCCCGTTACGTGATCATCGGCGCCGGCATCCACGGGCTCTCGACCGCCTGGCACCTCGCCAGGCGCCTCCGGGCGACCGGTCGCGGCGACGGCAGCGACGTCCTCGTCGTCGACAAGGCGCACGTCGGCGCCGGTGCGTCCGGAGTCGCGTGCGGCGTCATCAGGAACAACTACTTCCAGCCCGCGATGCGCGAGCTGATGGCGCACTCGGTCGACGTGTGGGAGTCCGACCCGGAGGCGTTCTCGTACCACCCTGTCGGCTACCTGCAGATCGCGCCCGACGCCATGGCCGCCGACGTCGCGCAGATCCACGCGGAGCAGCGCGCGATCGACTACGAGTCCGTGCTCGTGGAGGGCAGGGACGCCTGCCGCGCCTACCTCCTCGACATGTTCTCCGACTGGCAGGCGCCCGGCATCTCCGTCGTCCTGCACGAGAAGCGCGGCGGCTACGCGAACAACCACGCCTCGCTGCGCGGACTGGCGGCCAAGGCCACGGCGGAGGGCGTCACGATCGCCACCGGCGTACGGGTCACCGGGCTCGCGCTCGACGGCGGCGCGGTCACCGCCGTCGAGACCGACGCCGGCAACATCTCTTGCGAGCAGCTCGTCGTCGCCGCCGGCCCGTGGGTCAGGGACGCCTGGGCGATGCTCGATCTGCCGGCGCACATCCCCGTCACCACGCCCGACGGCACCGTGCACGCCGACGCACCGATGTGGACGTACTGGGCGCTGCAGGAGGGCACGCTCGCCGTCGACCCGGCGGAGCTCACCGACAACCGCGGACAGCTGCCGCCGGTCGTGCACGTCGACTCGTCCGAGCCGCTGTACGACGACGAGGACGGCAGCCTGGTCACCGACGAGATGTGGGGCGTCTACTACAAGCCCGACTTCTCCTTCGGCGGCGTGCAGGGCGGCGCGTCACCGGTACGGCTCGACCGGCCGGCCGGCGACGTCGCGGTGGACCCGTACGGCCCCGACAGTCCCGAGTTCGCCGTCGGCGACGACTTCGTACGCATGTGGACCTCGGCGCTCGCCCACTGCCACAAGCGGTTCGAGGGCACGCGGCCGCTGTACAAGGACGAGCCGTCGGGCGGCATCGGCGCGTTCACACCGGACAGCTTCCCGGTCTTCGACACCTTCCGGCAGAACGCGTACGTCATCGCCGACTCCAACCACGGCTACAAGATGATCGGCGTCGGGGCGCTCGTCGCCGACGAGCTGCTCGGCTCTCCGCAGGCGTTGCTCGAGCCGTTCCGGTTCTCCCGGTACGCGACCGGACGGCTCCACCCCACCAGCCACTCGCCGTTCCCCTGGAGCTGA